The following proteins come from a genomic window of Microbacterium sp. JZ31:
- a CDS encoding ABC transporter permease — protein sequence MTVVPLAAADLDAVTGAGSAVAPPPRRRAAGATVLAWLGLVPFAAYILLFLVLPTVLALASGLFDGDGNITADNLAALGDPTILAVFGNTVWLSAATAVIGAVLGALVCYALLGVSEAHPMRRVVDAAASVLAQFGGVMLAFAWIATFGLQGVVTVLLEGIGIQPYADGPWIYELAGLFGPYIYFQVPLMVITFMPALAALKPQWAEANLTLGGTRGGFWAHIGVPVLAPAFLASLLLLFANAFSSYATAAALASQGAQIVPLQIRAALTSETVLGRENLAGALALGMIVIVAVAMWAYAAVQRRAARWQR from the coding sequence GTGACCGTCGTCCCCCTCGCGGCCGCGGACCTCGACGCCGTCACCGGCGCCGGGTCCGCGGTCGCCCCGCCGCCGCGCCGGCGTGCCGCCGGCGCGACCGTCCTCGCCTGGCTCGGGCTGGTGCCGTTCGCGGCGTACATCCTGCTCTTCCTCGTGCTGCCGACCGTTCTCGCGCTCGCGTCCGGCCTGTTCGACGGGGACGGGAACATCACCGCCGACAACCTCGCGGCGCTCGGCGACCCGACGATCCTCGCCGTGTTCGGCAACACCGTGTGGCTCTCTGCGGCGACCGCGGTGATCGGCGCCGTGCTCGGTGCGCTCGTCTGCTACGCGCTCCTCGGCGTGAGCGAGGCGCACCCGATGCGCCGCGTCGTCGACGCCGCCGCAAGCGTGCTGGCGCAGTTTGGCGGCGTGATGCTCGCGTTCGCCTGGATCGCGACCTTCGGCCTGCAGGGCGTCGTGACCGTGCTGCTCGAGGGCATCGGCATCCAGCCGTACGCCGACGGCCCGTGGATCTACGAGCTCGCCGGGCTGTTCGGGCCCTACATCTACTTCCAGGTGCCGCTCATGGTGATCACGTTCATGCCGGCTCTCGCCGCGCTCAAGCCGCAGTGGGCCGAGGCGAATCTGACCCTCGGCGGCACGCGCGGCGGCTTCTGGGCCCACATCGGCGTGCCGGTGCTCGCCCCCGCGTTCCTCGCGAGCCTGCTGCTGCTGTTCGCCAACGCGTTCTCGTCGTATGCGACCGCGGCGGCGCTGGCCAGCCAGGGCGCGCAGATCGTGCCGCTGCAGATCCGCGCGGCGCTCACGAGCGAGACGGTGCTCGGACGCGAGAACCTCGCCGGTGCGCTGGCACTCGGCATGATCGTGATCGTCGCAGTCGCCATGTGGGCGTACGCGGCCGTGCAGCGGCGCGCCGCGAGGTGGCAGCGATGA
- a CDS encoding ABC transporter substrate-binding protein: MIRRPLFAALGLVAASALALTGCASNASAPADGDASGAAADAATATSVADFGSFEALEEAAKAEGALNVIALPRDWANYGEILDLFASTYPEITITEQSPDISSAEEIAAAETNEGLDTAPDVFDLGLTVALQNTDHFAPYQVQTWDDIPEALKEPSGLFVGDYGGYMSVGYDSSKFPAPESLEDLLGADYKSAVAINGDPTQAGAAFAAVGLATIQSGGELDDFQPGIDFFADLQKAGNLLKVDVTTATVASGETPVVFDWDYLNATHKVDNPNWEVVVFEDKGYAGYYNQAINKDAPHPAAARLWQEFLYSDEVQNLWLKGGARPARMDAMTEAGTIDAELASALPATPAETLVPTEEQSDAAGVLLGEKWAAAVQ; this comes from the coding sequence ATGATCCGTCGACCCCTGTTCGCCGCACTCGGCCTCGTCGCCGCGTCGGCTCTCGCCCTGACGGGCTGCGCGTCGAACGCGTCGGCCCCCGCGGACGGCGACGCGTCCGGCGCCGCAGCAGACGCCGCGACCGCCACCAGCGTCGCCGACTTCGGCTCGTTCGAGGCGCTCGAGGAGGCCGCCAAGGCCGAGGGCGCGCTCAACGTCATCGCGCTGCCGCGCGACTGGGCCAACTACGGCGAGATCCTCGACCTGTTCGCCTCGACCTACCCCGAGATCACCATCACGGAGCAGTCGCCCGACATCTCGAGCGCCGAGGAGATCGCCGCGGCTGAGACGAACGAGGGCCTTGACACCGCGCCCGACGTGTTCGACCTCGGTCTCACGGTCGCGCTGCAGAACACCGACCACTTCGCGCCGTACCAGGTGCAGACGTGGGACGACATCCCGGAGGCGCTGAAGGAGCCGAGCGGCCTGTTCGTCGGCGACTACGGCGGGTACATGTCGGTCGGCTACGACTCGTCGAAGTTCCCCGCGCCGGAGTCGCTCGAGGACCTCCTCGGCGCCGACTACAAGAGCGCGGTCGCGATCAACGGCGACCCGACGCAGGCCGGTGCGGCCTTCGCCGCGGTCGGCCTGGCGACCATCCAGTCCGGCGGCGAGCTGGACGACTTCCAGCCCGGCATCGACTTCTTCGCCGACCTGCAGAAGGCCGGCAACCTGCTCAAGGTCGACGTCACCACAGCGACCGTCGCGAGCGGCGAGACGCCCGTCGTGTTCGACTGGGACTACCTGAACGCGACGCACAAGGTCGACAACCCGAACTGGGAGGTCGTCGTCTTCGAGGACAAGGGCTACGCCGGCTACTACAACCAGGCCATCAACAAGGACGCCCCGCACCCCGCGGCCGCGCGCCTCTGGCAGGAGTTCCTCTACAGCGACGAGGTGCAGAACCTGTGGCTGAAGGGCGGCGCCCGCCCCGCGCGCATGGACGCCATGACCGAGGCCGGCACGATCGACGCCGAGCTCGCGAGCGCGCTGCCCGCCACGCCCGCCGAGACGCTCGTCCCCACGGAGGAGCAGAGCGACGCCGCCGGCGTGCTGCTCGGCGAGAAGTGGGCCGCGGCGGTCCAGTGA
- a CDS encoding GNAT family N-acetyltransferase, whose product MAEFPDVRTLPLDETARAALAERGLEYRLIENERAAVMEAWSHAVRRGFAGSELTAEEVADWREPMSWRRVTGVYDSASPQADRPIATASSWVAPMTVPGGTLPSWAVSTVTVAATHRRRGVARQLLEAELRDAHAAGVPAAGLTASEATIYSRYGFGPATKIATWKVDARRARWAAPDAPGRVQYIDREDAALLMGQLHERTLPARVGEIPGWPRRWRGRVALAEDKNDVARAVRYVDEAGEPRGVMAYQIEGNPESDRGGELTIRYLIAEDDVALAALWRFALEHDLVGTVTAHMRPVDEPLPWLIDDARVAVSSVTDHGWLRILDVPASLEARTYAADASVILRVTDPQGYADGTWRVDIADGRALVTESEDEPDVALSVVELSAVYLGGFSLPVLRAAGRATGSAEAIDALDAALRVPRAPFLSIVY is encoded by the coding sequence ATGGCTGAGTTCCCCGACGTGCGCACGCTTCCCCTCGACGAGACCGCCCGTGCGGCGCTCGCGGAGCGAGGGCTCGAGTACCGCCTGATCGAGAACGAGCGCGCGGCGGTCATGGAGGCGTGGTCGCACGCCGTCCGCCGCGGTTTCGCCGGCTCGGAGCTCACGGCCGAGGAGGTCGCCGACTGGCGCGAGCCGATGTCCTGGCGTCGCGTGACGGGCGTGTACGACTCGGCCTCGCCGCAGGCCGACCGGCCGATCGCGACGGCGAGCTCGTGGGTCGCGCCCATGACCGTGCCGGGCGGCACGCTGCCGTCCTGGGCGGTAAGCACCGTGACGGTCGCCGCCACGCACCGCCGTCGCGGTGTCGCCCGTCAGCTGCTGGAGGCCGAGCTGCGCGACGCGCACGCCGCGGGCGTGCCCGCCGCCGGTCTCACGGCGAGCGAGGCGACCATCTACAGCCGATACGGCTTCGGACCCGCGACGAAGATCGCGACGTGGAAGGTCGACGCGCGTCGCGCGCGCTGGGCCGCACCGGACGCACCCGGCCGCGTGCAGTACATCGACCGCGAGGACGCCGCGCTCCTGATGGGGCAGCTGCACGAGCGCACGCTGCCCGCGCGTGTGGGCGAGATCCCGGGCTGGCCGCGGCGCTGGCGCGGGCGCGTCGCGCTCGCGGAGGACAAGAACGACGTCGCACGCGCCGTGCGCTACGTCGACGAGGCGGGCGAGCCTCGCGGCGTCATGGCCTATCAGATCGAGGGGAACCCGGAGAGCGACCGCGGAGGCGAGCTCACCATCCGCTATCTAATCGCCGAGGACGACGTCGCGCTCGCCGCGCTGTGGCGCTTCGCGCTCGAGCACGACCTGGTCGGCACGGTGACCGCCCACATGCGCCCGGTTGACGAGCCGCTGCCGTGGCTGATCGACGACGCGCGCGTCGCGGTCTCGAGCGTGACGGACCACGGCTGGCTGCGCATCCTGGACGTCCCGGCGTCGCTCGAGGCGCGCACGTACGCCGCGGACGCGTCCGTGATCCTGCGCGTGACGGACCCGCAGGGCTACGCGGACGGCACGTGGCGCGTCGACATCGCGGACGGCCGCGCGCTTGTCACCGAGAGTGAGGACGAGCCGGATGTCGCACTGTCGGTGGTCGAGCTGTCCGCGGTCTACCTCGGCGGGTTCTCGCTGCCGGTGCTGCGCGCGGCCGGGCGGGCGACCGGCTCGGCCGAGGCGATCGACGCGCTGGATGCCGCCCTCCGGGTGCCGCGCGCACCCTTCCTCAGCATCGTGTACTGA
- a CDS encoding anti-sigma factor family protein, which produces MTDCGCEKARQDLEEYLRNEVCKTEHADISEHLATCAECRDEALVSRTLTEVVARACKETAPEELKHLVLARLRDAQATH; this is translated from the coding sequence ATGACCGACTGCGGCTGCGAGAAGGCGCGTCAGGATCTCGAGGAGTACCTCCGCAACGAGGTCTGCAAGACCGAGCACGCCGACATCAGCGAGCACCTCGCCACGTGCGCGGAGTGCCGCGACGAGGCCCTGGTGTCGCGCACGCTGACCGAGGTGGTCGCGCGCGCGTGCAAGGAGACCGCACCCGAGGAGCTCAAGCACCTCGTGCTCGCGCGCCTGCGCGACGCGCAGGCGACCCACTGA
- a CDS encoding sigma-70 family RNA polymerase sigma factor: MDEELELADTDDADAQPVSGGAPTAEGQALPATDAGDAPEATPRRQFEEQALPFMDQLYGAAMRMTRNPSDAADLVQETFVKAFASWASFTQGTNLKAWLYRILTNTYINTYRKKQREPYQGTIDDLEDWQLGGAESTTAMSSRSAEAEAIDHMPASVVKDALQSIPDDFRMAVYLADVEGFAYQEIADIMKTPIGTVMSRLHRGRRLLRDLLKDYAAERGIQAAAPNTGKAPAGRRPNRSEK, translated from the coding sequence ATGGATGAGGAACTCGAGCTTGCCGACACCGACGACGCCGACGCGCAGCCGGTGAGCGGTGGTGCGCCCACGGCGGAGGGGCAGGCCCTGCCCGCGACGGACGCGGGCGACGCGCCGGAGGCGACCCCCCGCCGGCAGTTCGAGGAGCAGGCCCTGCCGTTCATGGACCAGCTCTACGGCGCCGCGATGCGCATGACGCGCAACCCGAGCGACGCCGCGGATCTGGTGCAGGAGACGTTCGTGAAGGCCTTCGCGTCCTGGGCGTCGTTCACGCAGGGCACGAACCTCAAGGCGTGGCTGTACCGCATCCTCACCAACACGTACATCAACACGTACCGCAAGAAGCAGCGCGAGCCCTACCAGGGCACGATCGACGATCTCGAGGACTGGCAGCTCGGCGGCGCCGAGTCGACGACCGCGATGAGCAGCCGGTCGGCCGAGGCGGAGGCGATCGACCACATGCCGGCGTCGGTCGTGAAGGACGCGCTGCAGTCCATCCCGGACGACTTCCGGATGGCGGTGTACCTCGCGGATGTCGAGGGCTTCGCCTATCAGGAGATCGCCGACATCATGAAGACCCCCATCGGCACGGTCATGAGCCGCTTGCACCGCGGTCGGCGGCTGCTGCGCGACCTGCTGAAGGACTACGCGGCCGAGCGAGGAATCCAGGCCGCCGCCCCGAACACCGGCAAGGCCCCCGCGGGCCGCCGTCCCAACAGGAGTGAGAAATGA
- the aroA gene encoding 3-phosphoshikimate 1-carboxyvinyltransferase codes for MSSRVYSPEAPQGEYAAPVADGPVDAALSIPGSKSLTNRELILASLAEGPSRLIAPLQSDDSRRMIEGLRALGVEVEEVPGESGFGPDLLVHPAAPFAGGATVDCGQAGTVMRFLAPLAGFASGDVLVTAHENALHRPMAEMIRALRDLGVDIDDGGHWSLPFTVRGHGHVRGGEISIDASASSQFVSGLLLAAPRFDVGLHLRHVGARLPSVPHIDMTVEALARRGVHVERPAHGEWIVPAGALRAKDIAIEPDLSNAAPFLAAAMVTGGSVTIAGWPPHSTQPGAQLADILQLMGARVSRRGGALTVAGGRGIHGVDLDLSAVSELTPTLVGLAVFADSPTTFHGIAHIRGHETDRISALAANVTALGGMAEELPDGIRITPTAVTGRPLTSGVWRAHHDHRMATTGALVGLRVPSVVVDDIGTTAKTLPQFTQLWDELLGAR; via the coding sequence ATGAGCTCGCGCGTGTATTCCCCCGAAGCCCCGCAGGGCGAGTACGCCGCGCCCGTCGCGGACGGTCCCGTCGATGCGGCCCTGTCGATCCCCGGCTCCAAGTCGCTCACGAATCGGGAGCTGATCCTCGCGTCCCTGGCGGAGGGGCCGAGCCGCCTGATCGCTCCGCTGCAGTCCGACGACTCGCGCCGCATGATCGAGGGCCTGCGCGCGCTCGGCGTCGAGGTCGAGGAGGTGCCGGGCGAGAGCGGGTTCGGTCCCGATCTGCTCGTGCACCCCGCCGCCCCCTTCGCGGGCGGGGCGACGGTCGACTGCGGCCAGGCGGGCACCGTGATGCGCTTCCTCGCGCCGCTCGCGGGCTTCGCGTCGGGCGACGTGCTCGTCACGGCGCACGAGAACGCCCTGCACCGGCCGATGGCCGAGATGATCCGCGCGCTGCGCGACCTGGGCGTCGACATCGACGACGGCGGGCACTGGTCGCTGCCGTTCACGGTGCGCGGCCACGGGCACGTGCGCGGCGGCGAGATCTCGATCGACGCCTCCGCGTCGAGCCAGTTCGTGTCCGGCCTGCTGCTCGCCGCGCCCCGCTTCGACGTCGGCCTGCACCTGCGCCACGTGGGAGCGCGCCTGCCGAGCGTGCCGCACATCGACATGACGGTCGAGGCACTCGCCCGCCGCGGCGTCCACGTCGAGCGCCCCGCGCACGGCGAGTGGATCGTGCCCGCGGGGGCGCTGCGCGCCAAGGACATCGCGATCGAACCGGACCTGTCGAACGCCGCGCCCTTCCTCGCGGCCGCGATGGTCACGGGCGGGTCGGTCACGATCGCCGGCTGGCCGCCCCACTCGACCCAGCCGGGCGCGCAGCTCGCCGACATCCTGCAGCTCATGGGCGCGCGCGTCAGCCGCCGCGGCGGCGCGCTGACGGTGGCCGGCGGGCGCGGCATCCACGGCGTCGACCTCGACCTGTCGGCCGTGAGCGAGCTCACCCCGACGCTTGTGGGGCTCGCGGTGTTCGCCGACTCCCCCACGACCTTCCACGGCATCGCGCATATCCGCGGGCACGAGACCGATCGCATCTCGGCGCTCGCCGCCAACGTGACCGCGCTCGGCGGCATGGCGGAGGAGCTTCCCGACGGGATCCGGATCACGCCGACCGCCGTCACAGGACGCCCGCTCACGAGCGGCGTGTGGCGCGCGCACCACGATCACCGCATGGCGACGACGGGCGCGCTCGTCGGCCTGCGCGTGCCCAGCGTCGTCGTCGACGACATCGGCACGACGGCGAAGACCCTGCCGCAGTTCACCCAGCTGTGGGACGAGCTGCTGGGGGCGCGGTGA
- the rsgA gene encoding ribosome small subunit-dependent GTPase A, with the protein MSWLDDPLDDEDEPLYDESDVRVRPNPKGNRPRTKRRPAHEDAMIARVLGVDRGRYTVLAGEDTPDERQLTASRARELRKTPIVTGDRARIVGDTTGQEGTLARIVGIEERTSLLRRSADDTDQVERVIVANADQMLLVVAAADPEPRPRLVDRYLIAALDAGIRPLMVITKTDLADPAPFLTHFEGLNDLRVFFSARDETPADAIGEALIGHSTVFVGHSGVGKSTLVNALVPTAGRATGHVNEVTGRGRHTSSSTVSLRYHGHGGSGWVIDTPGVRSFGLGHVDPANILRAYRDLEDVAEQCPRGCTHLPDAPDCALNEAVAEGRLPASRVDSLQRLLATFKDRTDY; encoded by the coding sequence GTGAGCTGGCTCGACGATCCGCTCGACGACGAGGACGAGCCGCTCTACGACGAGAGCGACGTCCGCGTCCGCCCCAACCCCAAGGGCAACCGCCCGCGCACCAAGCGCCGCCCCGCGCACGAGGACGCGATGATCGCGCGCGTGCTCGGCGTCGACCGCGGCCGCTACACCGTGCTCGCGGGAGAGGACACCCCGGATGAGCGCCAGCTGACCGCGTCGCGCGCCCGCGAGCTGCGCAAGACCCCGATCGTCACGGGCGACCGCGCGCGGATCGTGGGCGACACGACCGGCCAGGAGGGGACCCTCGCCCGCATCGTCGGCATCGAGGAGCGCACGTCGCTGCTGCGCCGCAGCGCGGACGACACAGACCAGGTCGAACGGGTGATCGTCGCCAACGCCGACCAGATGCTCCTGGTCGTCGCCGCGGCCGATCCCGAGCCGCGTCCGCGCCTGGTGGACAGGTATCTGATCGCCGCGCTCGATGCGGGCATCCGGCCCCTGATGGTCATCACCAAGACGGACCTCGCCGATCCGGCGCCGTTCCTGACGCACTTCGAGGGCCTGAACGACCTGCGCGTCTTCTTCAGCGCACGCGACGAGACGCCGGCCGACGCGATCGGGGAGGCGCTGATCGGGCACTCGACCGTGTTCGTGGGACATTCCGGCGTGGGCAAGTCGACGCTCGTCAACGCGCTGGTGCCGACCGCCGGACGCGCGACCGGCCACGTCAACGAGGTGACCGGGCGCGGGCGGCACACCTCGTCCTCGACCGTGTCGCTGCGCTACCACGGCCACGGCGGGTCCGGCTGGGTCATCGACACCCCCGGCGTGCGGTCGTTCGGTCTCGGGCACGTGGACCCCGCGAACATCCTGCGCGCCTACCGCGACCTCGAGGACGTGGCCGAGCAGTGCCCGCGCGGCTGCACGCACCTGCCGGATGCGCCGGACTGCGCGCTCAACGAGGCGGTCGCGGAGGGCCGGCTGCCCGCCTCACGCGTCGACTCGCTGCAGCGCCTGCTCGCGACCTTCAAGGACCGGACCGACTACTGA
- the bcp gene encoding thioredoxin-dependent thiol peroxidase yields MTETRLEPGTPAPDFTLQDQDGKPVSLADLRGGKVVLYFYPAAMTPGCTTQACDFRDSISSLSGAGYTVLGVSRDEPAKLAEFRERDGLTFELLSDPDAQVHRAYGTWGEKMNYGKVVEGVIRSTFVLDEQGVVTKALYNVKATGHVARLRKELGVD; encoded by the coding sequence GTGACTGAGACGCGCCTCGAACCCGGAACGCCCGCCCCCGACTTCACGCTGCAGGATCAGGATGGCAAGCCCGTATCGCTCGCGGACCTCCGCGGCGGCAAGGTCGTGCTGTACTTCTACCCCGCCGCGATGACGCCGGGCTGCACCACGCAGGCCTGCGACTTCCGCGACAGCATCTCGTCGCTCTCCGGCGCGGGCTACACCGTGCTCGGCGTCTCGCGCGACGAGCCCGCCAAGCTCGCCGAGTTCCGGGAGCGCGACGGGCTCACGTTCGAGCTGCTGAGCGACCCCGACGCGCAGGTGCACCGCGCCTACGGCACGTGGGGCGAGAAGATGAACTACGGCAAGGTCGTCGAGGGCGTCATCCGGTCGACGTTCGTGCTCGACGAGCAGGGCGTCGTCACCAAAGCCCTCTACAACGTCAAGGCAACCGGACACGTCGCCCGCCTGCGCAAGGAGCTCGGCGTCGACTGA
- a CDS encoding MBL fold metallo-hydrolase, with protein sequence MSAEHSGSRRPRTGAPRLTRHVAPGVHRLEHAHVNCYLIEDQGQVTIVDTGLPASWRILPDVLAAIGSSRSAVQAVVITHAHFDHLGFAHAIHQDWGVPVHGHPDEAYLAVHPYRYAHESPRIRYPFRYPGSIPVLARMAGAGALRVRGLEGLQAMGIDAALDVPGRPRVVFSPGHTFGHCALHLPERGVLFSGDALVTFDPYTTERGPRVVAAAATADTAEALRSLSRLDDTEAATVLPGHGEPWRHGVRAATAAAREAGVR encoded by the coding sequence ATGTCCGCCGAGCACTCAGGATCGCGCCGCCCCCGCACGGGAGCCCCCCGGCTGACCCGGCACGTCGCGCCGGGCGTCCACCGCCTCGAGCACGCGCACGTCAACTGCTACCTGATCGAGGATCAGGGCCAGGTGACGATCGTCGACACGGGCCTGCCCGCCTCGTGGCGGATCCTCCCGGACGTGCTGGCCGCCATCGGCAGCTCGCGCTCGGCCGTGCAGGCGGTCGTGATCACGCACGCGCACTTCGACCATCTCGGGTTCGCGCACGCGATCCATCAGGACTGGGGCGTGCCGGTGCATGGGCACCCGGACGAGGCGTACCTCGCGGTGCACCCCTATCGCTACGCGCACGAGTCGCCGCGGATCCGGTATCCCTTCCGCTATCCCGGATCCATCCCGGTGCTCGCCCGCATGGCGGGCGCGGGCGCGCTGCGGGTGCGCGGCCTTGAGGGGCTGCAGGCCATGGGGATCGACGCGGCGCTCGACGTGCCCGGCCGGCCGCGGGTCGTGTTCAGCCCCGGCCACACGTTCGGGCACTGCGCTCTGCACCTGCCCGAGCGCGGCGTGCTCTTCAGCGGCGATGCGCTCGTCACGTTCGATCCCTACACCACGGAGCGCGGCCCCCGCGTCGTCGCCGCGGCGGCGACCGCCGATACGGCCGAGGCGCTGCGTTCGCTCTCCCGGCTCGACGACACCGAGGCGGCGACGGTGCTGCCGGGCCACGGCGAGCCGTGGCGGCACGGCGTGCGCGCGGCGACGGCCGCCGCGCGAGAGGCCGGCGTCCGCTGA
- a CDS encoding pyridoxamine 5'-phosphate oxidase family protein, whose translation MENLPHATDEDRATIAKIVKAAKVGLLTTVSPEGELHSRPLAAQDVEFDGDLWFFVQDNSPKVRDISGNSSVNVAFDSGKGYLSVAGTATLVRDAQKIDEYWTPAVQAWFPEGREDPTIVLLRVHAESAEYWAKDEPGIVSAFKIAKATVTRTQPDVGENRTVEL comes from the coding sequence ATGGAGAATCTGCCCCACGCCACCGACGAGGACCGCGCCACGATCGCGAAGATCGTCAAGGCCGCGAAGGTCGGCCTGCTCACCACGGTCAGCCCGGAGGGTGAGCTGCACAGCAGGCCGCTCGCCGCGCAGGACGTCGAGTTCGACGGCGACCTGTGGTTCTTCGTGCAGGACAACAGCCCGAAGGTGCGCGACATCTCCGGCAACTCGTCCGTGAATGTCGCGTTCGACTCGGGCAAGGGCTACCTGTCGGTCGCGGGCACGGCGACGCTCGTGCGCGACGCGCAGAAGATCGACGAGTACTGGACGCCCGCCGTGCAGGCCTGGTTCCCGGAGGGACGCGAGGACCCGACGATCGTGCTTCTGCGCGTGCACGCCGAGTCGGCCGAGTACTGGGCCAAGGACGAGCCCGGGATCGTCTCCGCGTTCAAGATCGCCAAGGCGACCGTCACGCGCACGCAGCCCGATGTGGGGGAGAACCGCACGGTCGAACTCTGA
- a CDS encoding DUF7882 family protein produces MGTLIYDSAGPIFIEDRALAHLRAVIMAKLRRNESFSVSWQHADGDSDEQTTIWVHPAIPIRFVLSEPLVGELNRKWLSQLVESANEHGGIVLTREQIDPDG; encoded by the coding sequence ATGGGCACATTGATCTACGACAGCGCCGGGCCGATCTTCATCGAGGACCGCGCGCTCGCCCACCTCCGGGCGGTGATCATGGCCAAGCTGCGCCGCAACGAGAGCTTCTCGGTGTCGTGGCAGCACGCGGACGGCGACTCCGACGAGCAGACGACCATCTGGGTCCACCCGGCGATCCCGATCCGCTTCGTCCTGTCCGAGCCCCTCGTGGGGGAGCTCAACCGCAAGTGGCTGTCACAGCTCGTGGAGTCGGCGAACGAGCACGGCGGCATCGTGCTTACACGCGAGCAGATCGATCCGGACGGGTGA
- a CDS encoding ArsR/SmtB family transcription factor, translated as MTTATLTHTAALARLGHALSDATRAGILLALRETAAYPSELAERLGVSRQVMSNQLACLRGCGLVRVTPEGRRSAYRLADDHLAPALDELLRVVLVVEPDCCSGEGCTCA; from the coding sequence GTGACCACCGCCACACTCACGCACACCGCGGCACTCGCCCGCCTCGGCCACGCCCTCTCCGACGCGACGCGAGCCGGCATCCTCCTCGCCCTTCGCGAGACGGCGGCCTACCCCTCGGAACTCGCCGAGCGGCTCGGCGTCTCCCGGCAGGTCATGTCGAACCAGTTGGCCTGCTTGCGCGGGTGCGGACTGGTCAGGGTGACGCCGGAGGGACGCCGAAGCGCATACCGCCTTGCAGACGACCATCTGGCGCCCGCTCTCGACGAGCTGCTCCGGGTCGTGCTCGTCGTGGAACCGGACTGCTGCTCCGGGGAAGGATGCACCTGCGCATGA
- a CDS encoding cation diffusion facilitator family transporter — protein sequence MTMAHDRRAVLQRRIRMIVAATIIYNLVEAAVALSAGAVASSVALIGFGLDSTIEVLSAAAVAWQFTRSEPERWEKGTLRVIAVAFFALAGYVAASSTLALAGGADVGHSTVGIVLTALSVAVMPLLSFAERRAGRELGSATAIADSKQTLVCTYLSAAVLVGLVLNSWLGWWWADAVAGFVIAAFAVREGVEAWRGDACATSVGMILEQEPEHEHEHEHEH from the coding sequence ATGACGATGGCTCACGACCGTCGCGCGGTGCTCCAGCGGCGCATCCGGATGATCGTGGCCGCGACGATCATCTACAACCTCGTCGAGGCAGCGGTGGCGCTGTCTGCCGGCGCCGTCGCCTCGTCCGTCGCGCTGATCGGCTTCGGACTCGACTCGACGATCGAGGTGCTCTCCGCAGCGGCGGTCGCCTGGCAGTTCACCCGGAGCGAGCCGGAGCGCTGGGAGAAGGGCACGCTGCGGGTGATCGCCGTGGCGTTCTTCGCACTGGCCGGCTATGTCGCGGCATCCTCCACACTCGCGTTGGCCGGCGGCGCCGACGTCGGGCACAGCACCGTGGGGATCGTCCTCACCGCCCTCAGCGTGGCCGTCATGCCGCTGCTTTCCTTCGCGGAGCGCCGAGCGGGGCGAGAGCTCGGCTCCGCGACGGCGATCGCCGACTCGAAGCAGACGCTCGTATGCACGTACCTGTCGGCAGCAGTGCTGGTCGGCCTCGTCCTCAACTCCTGGCTCGGCTGGTGGTGGGCAGATGCCGTTGCCGGCTTCGTCATCGCGGCGTTCGCTGTGCGCGAGGGCGTCGAGGCCTGGCGAGGGGACGCCTGCGCCACATCCGTGGGCATGATCCTCGAGCAGGAGCCTGAACACGAGCACGAGCACGAGCACGAGCACTGA
- a CDS encoding DUF305 domain-containing protein, whose protein sequence is MTIDDVAYMSSMIPHHSLAITRSEHAHLDDVRVCELARSISEAQREEILEMSWLIDDIRQHGAVRTAEEAATRPAPEFTEQAERSCAD, encoded by the coding sequence GTGACCATCGATGACGTCGCCTACATGAGCAGCATGATCCCGCACCATTCCCTGGCCATCACCAGGTCCGAGCACGCTCACCTCGACGATGTCCGCGTCTGCGAGCTGGCCCGCTCCATCAGCGAGGCGCAGCGCGAGGAGATCCTCGAGATGTCCTGGCTGATCGACGACATCCGGCAACATGGCGCGGTTCGGACGGCGGAAGAGGCGGCCACCCGACCCGCCCCGGAGTTCACCGAGCAAGCCGAGCGTTCGTGCGCCGATTGA